attctctTGATGCTCAGGTGGTTGATGTCACTTCTTTCTTAATGCATTTTGCTTTCAGAAATTTGGAGGAACATAGAAATTATTGTGTAAAATCTCAGCGTCAGTTATCCATCATCCctgtaataatgataataataaatataataaatataataaatataatataagatgaatataatataaagtcAATATATGGCTTTGCTCTTCAGCTTATTCATTGCAACCATTCCCAATTCTAATTCGTAGCagcgatatatatattgtggtcaACAGCGAAAatgtgaacataaaaaaaaagaaagaaaaccaaaaacaataaattagaAGGCAATCTGaagatatatttattgttacGGGATAGATATAGCGCCAGTAATAAATTTTATTCTtgcagagagaagaaagaaagaaaaatgtgccTTTTCAAAATGTATCCAGCCTGCAATAAATCAACCGTTCGGCTAAATCTATCCGGAAAAGCAACCGACTCCATGCAGCGGCAAACAATCGCGATCAGAGGGATAATCACTCAGCGGCCGGTATCGGACGCGCTCGGCGAGAAAGACATCTGTGGATCACAATGCACCCGATTTACCGCTTTTCTGACGTTTTCAGcactgaaataattattttattcgcGTTAGGAATTGTAAAGAAGCGTTACTTTTGACTGGGAAGACAATGCGTAGCGAGAAGCCTTTACTGTAAAGACAAATAGATGGTCTATGTGAAAGGAGACACCCGGGATCTATTGTCTCGAGATGCTTGGATGTCACCTGCGGAGACAAAACAAGCACATGAGTCTCCTGCTGGAAATGCGATCACCTGAAGTGTGTTTACAGGCTCTCCGCTGGAACACTTTCATCGTTGGCCTCTTCATTTAAAGATCAATATCCTATGGGGAAGGCTGGTGGCCGCGTCCAGGGCCGGTCCTAGGGTTTCTTGCATCCTAGTTGATAATGACTTAAGGTACCCATCTTCTGCATGTACTAAACACTCATGGTGCCTCCACCAGTTTAGCCTCACAGGTAGCTGATCAGATGTGGACTAGGCTGACCATGGCCATGCGCCTGGTGGTCTAGGTTGAAGGAACCAAACATATCTGTGGTTCTGGTATCCAAGTGTCCCCTCCCTTGCACCCATGCATGGTCTCGATAACCAAGATTATTACTATGGCACCCCCTATGGCGTTCCCATAACGTCACCCTAACCGGGTAGGAGGAAGGGGAAGTAGAAATTAATTTGGCTTCCTCCATGACTACTTCTGCTTCTGGCCACCTATTCCTCATCCCTTATTGCCCATTTTAAACCACTCTTAATCCCACCCAAATGAGTTTGGTCTGCTTTAGTCCTAGGCCTTCTAACGCCTGTAGGAAGGGAAAGCGTAATAATAAGTCTTGGTGGTCCTGGAGGAGAGCAGGTTGACGACACTATGCAGCATCTTCTCCCTTCCTTAGACTTTATTGATGTAAGATGGCAAGGAGAACGGGGACGGCAGATCTTTTCCATCGGATGTCAGGTCTACTTGACTCCCGAACAGAAGACCAAGGACCACAGCCACTGTATCAGCATCATCACATAGAGACAGGACTGATAACGTTTGTACATTCAGGGAGCATGGTTCTGGAGTAATTATCATTACtaattaagaaaatgtaattaattaattaaaaaataataataaatgcaacaGAAGTTTTGAGTGACATGTTTATCCTGCCAGTTGGCATGTAGTTGATACATGATCTAGGACGTCTTGAAGGACATTTGCTTctaaaccccccaaaaacagCCAACACCAAACACCAGAGcctaatgtaatgtaatgtaaaattacttttaattatttctattttattctttcaatttctattatttttaattttgtatactGCCAACTTTAATGTTTTTCCTATTGTAATTGCGCTACGGAACCTCCTGGCGTTCTGTAAGTAAATAGAGTGGAACCCTGGCTTTTTTACGCAGCTCCGACATGCCTCGATCCGgacttacataaaaaaaaaaatccaacatgcGCGAACATTGTATGaaactttttaaacaaactGGTAAATAGACTTGCACAGGGACCAAAAACCATTCGGACGTTTTCTTCGTTTCATTTTCggacaattaattttgtttcctgctctTTCGGTTCAGACGAAATCCACTCTCAAGCTCTCCTTCACGACCTCAATGGCCCCAACTTCTCCGCCGACCCCTTCTGTGCCCCTATCTCTTTTTCCGCAGCCCTGCTTCttgtcttcttgttcttctgtattctttttcttcattcttctttcttcgctCGTGCTCTGGCGGTCCCACAGAGAAGAAGTGAGTGAGAACACTGGTGAAAATACACAACACGTGAACGAGTagagtagtagtagtgtgtgtcaTGATGTTAGCAGGCTATTTGTGGTTTCTGTGCTACCTTCACGATAGGAGTTACCCCAAAACGGGGTGAAATTGTGCGTTTCTTATGATATCTCTCCCAGGAACAATGCTTTTTACCCCATCTCTACCCCAGGGGACTGCAGAAAAGTGAAAAATCCACATTCTAAGGTTAAAGTCTATTGCTCGGTGGGACGATCTGACCCTACAAGTCCAAATAATGAGATATTCACTAACGCCGTATGACTTGACCCCGCGTAGGAAACTATTACAGCTGGTTGTGTCACTGAATATTTTGTGCCGGGACCCACGCACTTTCTTATTCAGCGTAATATTGAAGTTGGCAGCCTTCGAAGTCAGATAACAAGAGATCCAAACAGATGGGAATGACCAGTGGGAATGATTCTGGGGTGTATCCGTGCCGAGCTGTGCCAAAGCAAAGATTTATGAATGGATACGATTGTGTCGggggtagtgtcacctgggtGGACTCGCCTTTTCCTATGTCATGAGACGAGATTAAACCACCAAGACCAGGCATATAAAGAGATCCGCTGAGTGTACGCTCAACCCCACGCTCAAACCCACCATATCCCCGGCAAGACTGAGACCAAAGACCTGCAATGGAGTACAAGGTGTTCTGCTTACTCGCCATCGCCCTGATCGTGGGCTCCTTCAGCTCAGCCAATGGGCAGGCAGCTCTCAGTAAGTACCAAAATCCCCCAAAGCGATTGGTGCGCCTGCAATAATTCATTAAAAGGCAAACCCATTTTATTaggaaaataatgcatttttactaGAAATGCAAATTTGTGACAGAACCATACGGAACCGAATTATTTTCCATTACCATTGATTATCTATATGTGTCTTCTTCAGTACTGTATAGGTAATGGATCCCTTGTTTTCTTACACCTTTaaacattaaatggttaaagtacacattataaaaaagattaattagtttattttttgccttttttagttATTTGATGCCAAATAAGAccaatttagccattttaatcaGTCATCGGTCTCaacttagattcaggagccatattcctatcttatgcatgtttaaatcccttcactgtactaccctctaccacttctgctgggaggctacttatctactacctgctcagtaaagcaaaacttccttatattacagctaagcctctagttttagattatgacctcttgctcTAGGAGAATCATGAAAAACTCATTAGGAAATAAATCTGTATACATGGTAACACctcaataatacaaaaatattttatggaatGTTTGTCAGGTGATGTAAAATCAGGCACTAATAGGTTGTTGCCGTAGAAACTAAAAAATcctcttgaaaaaaatatttaaatttgatATAATTATAGAAATATCATCTCATcatttatattaatactgtaCCTGCTTGGCAGTAGATGACTAGAGCATTGACTGACTCACCTATGCGAAAGCAGGAACAtcctattgttttaaaatatatatatatataaaaaaatatataatttgctggcagatcggccccattcggctcATCCAGTCTGCCAGCttatcctgctgtaaagactcagaccttaatcagtcgtgggtctcgccttagattcaggagccatatgcctatcccatgcatgtttaataccctcactgtattaccctctaccacctctgctgggaggttgttccacttatctaccaccttcgcAGTAAATTAACACTTACATCACATCTAATACCCAATTTGGACACCTGCAATGTTAATGGTACAGTTGATGAGTAACCCGAGGGGCCCATGACATGTTATTAGTTATTTCTTCCCATCCGTGGCTCCATTGGCAGCCGTACTTTCTGCGTGTTTATCATGGGACTCGTACGATGGTCTTGGATATTCTGATTGTGTTAATGTCTCTTGTGTTGTTTAGCTCAGGCCCAGTGCTCTGTAGAACCGGTAGCGAGAGTGAACTGCGGACCACCGGGAATTTCCGCCTCCGAGTGCTTCAACAAGGGCTGCTGCTACGACAACACTCTGCCAAACGCCATCTGGTGCTTCTACGCTCGGCCAGACGATGGTAAATTCCATGAATCCAATCAAAGGGGGTCTATTGTCACCGCATGGTTAAGCGTATAAGACCAGTAATATAAAGTAattgttttgagtgtttttcctCCTAAATTGTCCATGTTTGGTCTGCGACTCTTATCTCTAAAACCCCAATGAGAATAGCATCCCCTTTCATCTGTTGTTAACTGATAAATGACATGGAATATGCTTTTGGGATTACTTTTCAACCTTTGGAATACCAGCCATGATGGGATAAGATTTGGCACCACATCACTTTCCCCTGTCCtctatttcccttttcttccccTCAGTGCCCCCAGTGCCCATACCCCTCTTCTA
This sequence is a window from Spea bombifrons isolate aSpeBom1 chromosome 2, aSpeBom1.2.pri, whole genome shotgun sequence. Protein-coding genes within it:
- the LOC128473452 gene encoding putative gastrointestinal growth factor xP1, which encodes MEYKVFCLLAIALIVGSFSSANGQAALTQAQCSVEPVARVNCGPPGISASECFNKGCCYDNTLPNAIWCFYARPDDECLL